From Echinicola soli, a single genomic window includes:
- a CDS encoding ABC transporter permease, which translates to MAKFQSLIALLILCLVLSLLSDRFLTLANGWNVMRQVSVNICISVGMTLVILTAGIDLSVGSILALCGAVTASLIKNGIAVEGMNLHIGFEPLGAVIIGVGLGFGLGWFNGWTITRFKVPPFVATLAMLTIARGLTMLWTGGFPINGLGADFAFLGTGWFLGIPMPVWITAVIVALATLLTKKTKFGRYVYAIGGNERAARLSGINISRVKMTVYAIAGGLAAVGGMIVTSRLDSAQPNAGISYELDAIAAVVIGGTSLSGGKGTIMGAVLGGIIIGVLNNGLVLLNVSPFWQQVVKGAVILLAVVIDKANSKED; encoded by the coding sequence ATGGCAAAATTCCAATCACTGATTGCGTTGCTCATATTGTGCCTGGTACTCAGCCTGCTTTCGGACCGCTTTTTGACCCTGGCCAATGGTTGGAATGTGATGCGGCAAGTGTCTGTCAATATCTGCATCTCAGTGGGCATGACCCTCGTAATTCTCACGGCGGGCATAGACCTCTCTGTTGGATCCATTTTGGCCCTTTGCGGTGCTGTGACGGCTTCACTGATCAAAAACGGCATTGCCGTGGAGGGGATGAACTTGCATATTGGCTTTGAACCGCTCGGGGCAGTCATCATTGGTGTGGGGCTTGGGTTTGGTCTGGGCTGGTTTAATGGCTGGACGATTACACGCTTTAAGGTGCCGCCTTTCGTGGCGACCTTGGCCATGTTGACCATCGCTCGTGGGCTGACGATGCTGTGGACGGGAGGATTTCCAATCAATGGCCTTGGGGCAGACTTTGCCTTCTTAGGTACAGGATGGTTTTTGGGCATTCCCATGCCCGTCTGGATCACGGCGGTGATAGTGGCATTGGCGACCTTGCTGACCAAAAAGACCAAGTTTGGTCGATATGTGTACGCTATCGGCGGCAATGAGCGGGCAGCAAGACTATCAGGCATCAATATCAGCAGGGTAAAAATGACCGTTTATGCTATCGCCGGTGGCTTGGCAGCCGTGGGCGGGATGATCGTCACGTCGCGCTTGGATTCTGCACAACCCAATGCAGGGATCAGTTATGAGCTGGACGCCATCGCAGCGGTAGTCATCGGAGGGACATCACTTTCGGGAGGCAAAGGTACGATTATGGGCGCCGTCCTAGGCGGCATTATCATCGGAGTCCTGAACAATGGCCTGGTCCTGCTCAATGTTTCCCCTTTCTGGCAGCAAGTGGTCAAAGGAGCCGTCATCTTGCTGGCAGTGGTGATCGATAAGGCAAACAGTAAGGAGGATTAA
- a CDS encoding FGGY family carbohydrate kinase, translating to MNNTNQFILSIDQGTSGTKALVFDENGQQVVKATVPLKTHYLDGGLVEQDPEAIYQNVLEAVGICLADFQFQGHSLDAISCGGISNQRETFLLWGKDGKPLYNAVVWQCKRSIGVCDRLKEEGLESMIMEKTGLIIDPYFSGTKLIWLYENEPDIKAAIDVGEAYFGTVDTWLLYRLTNGKAYLTDYTNASRTLFFNLDTLEWDKELLAKMGLSGLHLPTVRPSSTNFGQTDFEGLLDQALPICSMIGDSHAAAFGQACFEPGTAKATLGTGCSVLMNIGAARKSSGHGMVSTICWSTEGQVNYALEGVIVTCGATIEWLKNELGLIQDSSETEAMAKAVSSNQGVYLVPAFSGLGAPHWDMKRKASLVGMTFDSGKNHIVRAALESIPYQIKDVIGAMEEDAKLRLEVLNVDGGISANGFVIDFLADLLEKPVARVGIADVSALGAAYLAGLKAEIFRDLAYLQQLQQKQCTSPNGPCEAINLAYEGWKNAVRGINR from the coding sequence ATGAATAATACTAACCAATTTATCCTTTCCATCGACCAAGGAACCAGTGGAACCAAAGCATTGGTATTCGATGAAAACGGTCAACAAGTGGTCAAGGCAACTGTGCCACTCAAAACCCACTACCTGGACGGAGGTTTGGTGGAACAGGATCCGGAGGCCATTTATCAAAATGTCCTGGAGGCCGTTGGCATCTGCTTGGCGGATTTCCAGTTTCAAGGTCATTCTTTGGACGCTATTAGCTGTGGAGGCATCTCCAACCAGCGGGAGACCTTCTTGCTTTGGGGCAAAGATGGCAAGCCGCTTTACAATGCGGTAGTCTGGCAGTGCAAGCGTTCAATTGGGGTCTGTGATCGGCTGAAGGAAGAAGGGCTTGAATCCATGATCATGGAAAAAACCGGACTGATCATTGACCCGTATTTTTCAGGCACCAAGCTGATTTGGTTATATGAAAATGAACCGGACATTAAAGCCGCCATCGATGTGGGCGAGGCATATTTCGGCACAGTAGATACGTGGCTACTGTATCGGCTGACCAACGGAAAAGCCTACCTCACTGATTATACCAATGCCTCCAGAACCCTATTCTTTAACCTGGACACCTTGGAATGGGATAAGGAACTGTTGGCTAAAATGGGACTTTCTGGACTACATCTACCAACAGTAAGACCGTCTTCGACCAATTTTGGGCAAACCGATTTTGAGGGACTGTTGGACCAAGCATTGCCGATATGTTCGATGATCGGCGATTCGCATGCGGCTGCATTTGGGCAAGCGTGTTTTGAACCGGGCACCGCCAAGGCCACTTTGGGAACCGGCTGCTCTGTGTTGATGAATATTGGTGCAGCACGTAAATCTTCCGGTCACGGCATGGTCAGTACCATCTGCTGGAGCACAGAAGGTCAGGTCAATTATGCCTTGGAGGGCGTGATCGTTACCTGTGGTGCCACGATCGAATGGCTGAAAAATGAACTGGGGTTGATTCAAGACAGTAGCGAAACCGAGGCCATGGCCAAAGCAGTTTCATCCAATCAAGGGGTATATTTGGTGCCGGCATTTAGTGGATTGGGAGCACCTCACTGGGACATGAAGCGAAAGGCTTCCCTGGTTGGGATGACCTTTGACAGCGGTAAAAACCATATCGTCCGTGCTGCACTGGAATCCATTCCTTACCAGATCAAAGATGTGATCGGTGCGATGGAAGAAGACGCTAAGCTCAGATTGGAAGTACTGAATGTAGATGGTGGCATCAGTGCAAACGGTTTTGTCATTGATTTCTTGGCGGACTTGTTGGAAAAGCCAGTAGCACGTGTGGGAATCGCAGATGTATCTGCTCTCGGGGCAGCTTATTTGGCCGGCTTAAAGGCGGAAATATTCAGGGACTTGGCATATCTCCAACAGCTACAGCAAAAGCAATGTACCTCTCCAAATGGGCCATGCGAGGCCATAAACCTTGCTTATGAAGGCTGGAAAAACGCTGTTAGAGGAATTAATAGGTAG
- a CDS encoding dihydrodipicolinate synthase family protein produces MKTIQPLPRPFKGIVPPMITPLVDDNQLDVPGLERLINHIIAGGVHGLFILGTTGESTSLSYEIRHELVKRTCEMVDRRVPVLVGITDTAATESLRLAETAANAGAAAVVAAPPYYFSLGQPELIEYYEYLVERLALPLFLYNMPSHTKIVIEPATVKTLSQYDNIVGLKDSSANNAYFNKVMTKMNDRPDFSLFVGPEEIMAESVLLGAHGGVNGGANMFPKLYVKLFEAAESGDMETVKKLHGIVMQISTKMYSLGQFGSSYLKGIKGALSLLGICSDYMASPLHRFREKEREVLAAQLKDIQQQL; encoded by the coding sequence ATGAAAACAATACAACCTTTACCGCGCCCTTTTAAGGGAATCGTGCCTCCGATGATCACACCATTGGTTGATGATAACCAACTTGACGTTCCTGGATTGGAGCGATTGATCAATCACATCATCGCAGGAGGCGTTCATGGATTATTCATTTTGGGGACTACGGGAGAGTCTACCAGCCTATCATATGAAATCCGTCATGAACTGGTAAAGCGTACTTGCGAAATGGTGGACAGACGAGTGCCCGTACTGGTGGGAATCACCGATACCGCCGCCACGGAAAGTCTGCGACTGGCCGAAACCGCAGCAAATGCAGGTGCTGCCGCTGTAGTGGCCGCTCCCCCCTACTATTTTAGCCTTGGCCAGCCAGAATTGATCGAATACTATGAGTACCTGGTGGAGAGACTAGCCCTACCATTGTTCTTGTACAATATGCCTTCCCATACTAAAATCGTCATCGAGCCAGCTACCGTAAAAACACTCAGCCAGTATGATAATATTGTCGGCCTCAAAGACAGTTCTGCCAATAATGCCTACTTCAACAAGGTGATGACCAAAATGAATGATCGACCAGACTTTTCACTTTTTGTAGGACCGGAAGAAATCATGGCAGAATCGGTTCTGTTGGGTGCCCACGGCGGGGTAAATGGTGGAGCCAATATGTTTCCAAAGCTGTATGTGAAGCTATTTGAAGCAGCCGAGTCAGGCGACATGGAAACGGTCAAAAAGCTCCACGGCATCGTCATGCAAATATCGACCAAAATGTATTCCCTTGGCCAGTTTGGCTCCAGCTATTTAAAGGGCATCAAAGGTGCATTGAGTCTCCTTGGAATCTGTAGTGATTATATGGCATCGCCCCTGCATCGCTTTA